A stretch of the Sphingobacterium thalpophilum genome encodes the following:
- a CDS encoding helix-turn-helix domain-containing protein, whose translation MKRAIPIWQLKDNISGVRIDKIDSSYISVLLESISELHRNDYFICIMLTTGKAELLVDFKKIEVKKEKLLFLVPGQIRRAIHFDTNSKGWILFLDNKIVDDHARLMIEDSLFKEPLLSLSQSELEWYLQYFTLLFNTYNDYTFASFHKSAVYSLAMPCIYKIAAAFQATAESLSKQYSQRKIELTKKYKRLVRNHYRDLKKPSDYAGLMHYSTTYLNDTIKSVTGFKATYFIQQEMLRESQRLLCYTDLSIKEISTELGYDDPKYFNRIFTKLTNVSPGRFRKDFKSHNTVKT comes from the coding sequence ATGAAACGTGCTATACCTATTTGGCAGTTAAAAGATAATATATCAGGGGTTCGGATTGACAAAATCGATAGCTCCTATATTTCAGTATTGTTAGAGAGCATAAGCGAACTGCACCGTAATGACTATTTTATATGCATCATGCTAACGACAGGAAAGGCAGAACTTCTTGTTGATTTTAAAAAAATAGAGGTAAAAAAAGAAAAACTCCTATTTCTTGTTCCGGGACAAATCCGTAGAGCCATACATTTTGACACCAATAGTAAGGGATGGATACTGTTTTTGGATAATAAAATTGTAGATGACCATGCACGCCTCATGATTGAAGACTCCTTATTTAAAGAACCTCTTTTATCACTTTCCCAATCCGAACTTGAATGGTATCTTCAATATTTCACCCTATTATTCAACACCTATAATGATTACACTTTTGCAAGCTTTCATAAGTCTGCGGTATATTCTTTAGCTATGCCCTGTATTTATAAAATAGCAGCGGCATTTCAGGCAACAGCTGAATCATTGTCAAAGCAATATTCTCAGCGGAAGATAGAACTTACAAAAAAATATAAACGATTGGTAAGAAACCACTATCGTGATTTAAAGAAACCGAGTGATTATGCTGGCTTAATGCATTATTCTACAACATATCTTAATGATACAATAAAATCAGTGACAGGCTTCAAGGCCACTTATTTTATACAACAGGAAATGCTTAGGGAAAGCCAAAGGTTATTGTGTTATACAGACCTTAGCATAAAAGAAATTTCAACCGAATTAGGATATGATGATCCCAAATATTTTAATCGAATCTTCACTAAACTGACCAATGTATCCCCTGGTCGATTTCGCAAAGATTTTAAATCACATAATACCGTAAAGACATAA
- a CDS encoding Crp/Fnr family transcriptional regulator, translated as MINQLKNVLKTFASFDEQELGKIANYFTQKTVKKNTILLKEGIICNEFYFVSTGCIRIFFMDMNGQEKTRYVMLDSDMNLGTALTSFISQQPSIEFIEALDDTELLVINHADFYRLNSELANWRIFYQRILETAYSFQSRRIEHLVTLTAKQRYDNVLKGNPMLIQRLSNRVLASYLDIREETLSRLKSK; from the coding sequence ATGATAAATCAACTTAAAAATGTACTGAAAACATTTGCTTCTTTTGACGAACAGGAACTTGGCAAAATAGCGAATTATTTTACACAAAAAACAGTTAAAAAGAACACCATTTTGTTGAAAGAGGGTATTATCTGCAATGAATTTTATTTTGTTTCCACAGGGTGTATCAGGATATTTTTCATGGATATGAATGGACAAGAAAAAACGCGGTATGTTATGCTTGATAGTGACATGAATTTAGGAACAGCATTAACAAGTTTTATTTCCCAACAACCGTCCATTGAATTTATAGAAGCACTTGACGACACGGAGCTATTAGTAATCAATCACGCTGATTTTTATCGTCTTAACAGTGAATTGGCTAATTGGAGAATATTCTATCAACGGATTTTGGAAACGGCTTATTCATTTCAAAGCAGGAGGATTGAACATTTAGTAACCCTTACCGCTAAACAACGGTACGATAATGTCCTGAAAGGAAACCCCATGTTGATACAGCGTCTTTCAAACAGAGTGTTAGCTTCCTACCTTGATATTCGAGAAGAAACATTAAGTCGTCTTAAATCCAAATAG
- the mobC gene encoding conjugal transfer protein MobC, with protein MNTGEDIQGLRKIADFTRLLSIAILAIHFYIACYLAFQSWGWTANITDRIVENISKTGLFSSYLKPKIGALILLAVFLLSIKGKKDEKIKKSHIAIYILSGLFLYFVSTFLLYIDMTIETQTVLYIGITSIGYLLMLIGGTWLSRLLKDLMNGGVFNDDNETFPQEERLLDNEYSINLPAKYRLKKEIRDSWINFINPLKGLLVVGKPGTGKSAFIFRHLIDQHIKKGFTVFLYDLKFDDLSKIAYNKLLQYRHQLKKPPKFYVINFDDLSRTHRCNPLDPNTMDDITDATESSRTILLGLNKQWLKKQGDFFVESPINFLTALIWYLRKYQEGKYCTLPHVIELMQVDYNMLFPILDMEEEIKVLVNPFISAFRNKAMEQLEGQIASAKIGLARLSSPQLYWVLSGNDFTLDINNPEDPKIVCMGNNPQKLQTYGAVLSLYVNRLLKIINQKNRLKSSLIFDEFSSILINNISNHLAIARGYKVSTVLGLQDLSQNVKDYSKEEADAIFGVVGNIISGQVTGDTAKHLSEQFGKILQEKVSQNINSSETSFTKSTQLEYAIPASKISRLSSGEFVGVVADNPDCRIDLKMFHAEIQNDFKAIAEEESKYREIPIINPITPEDVRYNYERIKEEVREIVRTELKKLESYKPDNTPKPDEPKGNESPPIST; from the coding sequence ATGAACACAGGAGAAGATATACAGGGTTTACGCAAAATTGCCGACTTCACAAGGCTATTAAGCATTGCGATACTTGCCATACACTTTTACATTGCCTGTTACCTTGCGTTTCAGTCGTGGGGATGGACAGCCAATATCACCGACCGTATTGTCGAGAATATTTCCAAGACAGGGCTTTTCAGCAGTTACCTCAAACCCAAGATTGGCGCATTGATTTTATTGGCGGTCTTCCTGTTGAGCATCAAGGGCAAAAAGGACGAGAAAATCAAAAAGAGCCACATCGCCATCTACATACTTAGCGGTCTCTTCCTCTATTTCGTCAGTACGTTTTTGCTTTATATCGATATGACCATAGAGACCCAAACCGTCCTTTATATCGGGATTACGAGCATAGGTTATCTCCTTATGCTCATTGGCGGTACGTGGCTGTCAAGGCTTCTAAAGGACTTGATGAACGGTGGAGTTTTCAACGATGACAACGAAACGTTCCCACAGGAAGAAAGGTTGCTTGACAACGAGTATTCCATTAATCTCCCTGCGAAGTACAGGCTAAAAAAAGAAATACGTGACTCATGGATTAATTTTATCAACCCACTGAAAGGGCTTTTAGTGGTCGGAAAGCCAGGAACAGGTAAGAGCGCATTTATTTTCCGCCATCTGATTGACCAACACATCAAGAAAGGTTTTACCGTATTCCTATACGATTTGAAATTCGATGACCTTTCCAAGATTGCTTATAACAAGCTGTTACAGTACCGTCATCAGCTTAAAAAACCGCCTAAATTCTATGTTATCAATTTTGACGATTTAAGCAGGACACACCGTTGCAATCCCTTAGACCCAAATACGATGGATGACATTACGGATGCAACCGAATCGAGCCGTACCATTCTGTTAGGACTTAACAAACAATGGTTGAAGAAACAGGGCGATTTTTTCGTGGAATCGCCAATTAACTTCCTTACAGCCCTCATTTGGTATTTGAGGAAATATCAAGAGGGCAAGTATTGCACCTTGCCCCATGTTATCGAGCTTATGCAGGTAGATTACAATATGCTGTTTCCTATCCTCGATATGGAGGAAGAAATCAAGGTACTCGTTAATCCGTTTATTTCGGCATTTCGCAACAAGGCGATGGAGCAATTGGAGGGACAGATTGCAAGTGCCAAGATAGGGCTTGCCCGCCTTTCATCGCCACAGCTCTATTGGGTATTGAGTGGCAACGATTTTACCCTCGACATCAACAACCCCGAAGACCCCAAAATCGTATGTATGGGAAACAATCCGCAGAAGTTGCAGACCTACGGGGCGGTACTCTCCTTATATGTCAATAGGTTGCTGAAAATCATCAATCAAAAGAACAGGTTGAAATCAAGTCTAATCTTCGACGAATTTTCGTCCATCCTAATTAATAACATTTCTAACCACCTCGCCATTGCCCGAGGGTATAAGGTCTCGACCGTCTTGGGGTTGCAAGATTTAAGTCAGAATGTCAAGGACTACTCCAAAGAAGAAGCCGACGCAATCTTTGGTGTTGTCGGTAATATCATCAGCGGGCAGGTCACAGGAGACACGGCGAAGCATCTCAGCGAACAGTTTGGAAAGATATTACAGGAAAAGGTAAGCCAAAATATAAACAGTAGTGAAACATCGTTTACCAAGTCTACCCAATTGGAGTATGCCATACCCGCATCCAAAATATCACGCCTTTCATCGGGCGAGTTTGTCGGTGTCGTAGCCGACAATCCCGATTGTAGGATTGACCTCAAAATGTTCCATGCCGAGATACAGAACGATTTTAAAGCCATAGCAGAAGAAGAATCCAAGTACAGAGAAATCCCTATAATAAACCCCATCACTCCCGAAGATGTACGGTACAATTATGAGCGGATAAAAGAAGAAGTGCGGGAAATCGTCAGAACAGAGTTAAAGAAATTAGAAAGCTATAAACCCGACAATACCCCAAAACCCGATGAACCAAAAGGGAATGAATCGCCACCAATTTCTACTTAA
- a CDS encoding HlyD family secretion protein, which produces MKPKNKNSKSAVIIGKVTAWIAVIFAVVAIFYFVRYLLHSSDYEETNDAQIESFINPVSARAGGFIKQVLFDEHQKIKQGDTLVILDDREYLQKVKEAEAMLEDTKAQQEILAASIHSAETATLINQDQINAAKATLWQQEQDVKRFKNLLKDEAVTLADYEQMQTRYDVSKNNYNATVNGLKTGNAKVRELQAKYNSLFAARKRAEAMLDLARLNLSYTVITSPYNGYTGRKNILEGQQVQAGQPLVSVVNTNDKWITANFKETQVNGMYVGQPVEIAVDAITDKIFHGKIEAISASTGSKFSLLPADNSTGNFVKIVQRIPIKIAFTDDDTDELKAGMNVRVKAKNAQK; this is translated from the coding sequence ATGAAACCAAAAAATAAGAATTCCAAAAGTGCTGTCATTATAGGAAAAGTTACCGCTTGGATTGCCGTAATTTTTGCCGTGGTTGCAATTTTCTATTTTGTACGATACCTGCTACATTCAAGCGATTATGAAGAAACAAACGATGCACAGATTGAATCGTTCATCAATCCTGTTTCTGCGAGGGCAGGTGGATTTATAAAACAGGTTCTTTTTGATGAACATCAAAAGATTAAACAAGGAGACACACTTGTTATCTTGGACGACAGAGAATATCTCCAAAAAGTAAAAGAGGCAGAAGCCATGCTGGAAGACACCAAAGCACAGCAGGAAATATTAGCAGCCAGCATCCATTCAGCAGAGACCGCGACACTAATCAATCAGGATCAAATCAATGCTGCAAAAGCTACATTATGGCAACAGGAACAAGATGTAAAAAGATTTAAAAATCTTTTAAAAGATGAAGCGGTAACATTAGCCGATTACGAACAAATGCAGACCCGATACGATGTTTCCAAAAACAACTACAATGCCACAGTAAATGGTCTAAAAACCGGAAATGCTAAAGTCCGTGAATTACAAGCAAAGTATAACTCACTTTTTGCGGCACGGAAACGAGCAGAAGCTATGTTGGACTTAGCAAGACTTAATTTAAGCTACACGGTTATCACGTCTCCCTATAATGGTTATACCGGAAGAAAAAACATCTTGGAGGGGCAACAGGTGCAAGCTGGGCAACCACTGGTTTCCGTAGTTAATACAAACGATAAATGGATTACTGCCAATTTTAAGGAAACACAGGTAAATGGAATGTATGTTGGTCAACCGGTAGAAATAGCGGTTGATGCTATAACTGACAAAATATTCCACGGTAAAATCGAGGCTATATCGGCTTCTACAGGGTCTAAATTTTCATTGTTGCCCGCTGACAATTCAACAGGGAATTTCGTAAAAATAGTTCAGCGCATTCCTATAAAAATAGCTTTTACAGATGACGATACAGATGAGCTTAAAGCAGGTATGAATGTTAGAGTTAAAGCGAAAAATGCACAAAAATAA
- a CDS encoding TolC family protein has translation MIRQKRKTRLILLWFCSLGAMHALKAQTSDSTIVKLSINEAIRQSKESNKLIEVFRNETSATQAELQDAKLGVLPRILTNASYQRYSDVTLFEDVLGESHSIPKPPNANAGALGVEAAFNLYSGGRQKAAVAGAKHKDELATINLNEQEANIGLQVAVQYLDMVKYYYHEKLIKDQERRAQTRLKNINAFYKNGKVTKSDVLRADVALSNIQLNLTANRNDCQISSHKLLTFLNKDYRTKIILEDTASLHLPAIGEVEQLLGDYSETFSILKVKKNIELQENRTKLTKSYNLPSINLFGGYGFNYPNTLVFPPQPQTFAVGLVGIKATYDISSLYQNKNKVKASYIRENELKQQKEWIEDNVQQEAKALITKYAEALNRMSVIKKSIEQAEANYNIQNAKYSNQLSLLTDLLEADNLYYEAKFNYIQANIGALSLYYRLLFLTGKL, from the coding sequence ATGATACGTCAAAAAAGAAAGACAAGACTTATACTTCTTTGGTTTTGTTCGTTAGGTGCCATGCACGCACTCAAAGCCCAGACTTCGGATAGCACAATCGTTAAACTTTCAATAAATGAGGCAATCCGGCAATCCAAAGAATCCAATAAACTAATAGAAGTATTTCGGAACGAAACGTCAGCAACACAGGCCGAATTACAGGATGCAAAACTGGGGGTATTACCTCGTATTCTTACAAATGCATCCTATCAGCGATATAGCGATGTAACACTATTTGAGGATGTATTAGGAGAATCGCACAGTATTCCCAAACCGCCGAATGCGAATGCGGGTGCTTTGGGTGTGGAAGCCGCTTTTAACCTGTATTCCGGCGGTAGACAGAAAGCGGCTGTTGCAGGTGCTAAACATAAGGATGAATTAGCAACCATTAATCTGAATGAACAGGAAGCCAATATTGGACTACAGGTAGCGGTACAGTACTTAGATATGGTGAAATACTATTATCATGAAAAGCTTATAAAGGACCAAGAAAGACGAGCGCAGACCCGCTTAAAGAACATCAATGCTTTTTATAAAAATGGCAAGGTAACAAAGAGTGATGTATTGAGAGCAGATGTTGCCCTTTCCAATATTCAGTTGAATCTCACCGCAAACAGAAATGATTGTCAGATTAGTTCCCATAAACTCTTAACATTTTTAAATAAGGATTATCGAACCAAGATTATTCTTGAAGATACAGCTTCTTTGCATCTCCCTGCAATTGGTGAGGTTGAACAACTATTGGGCGACTATTCGGAAACATTCTCCATCCTTAAAGTAAAGAAGAATATAGAACTTCAAGAGAACCGCACCAAGTTGACAAAATCCTACAATCTTCCCTCAATCAATTTGTTTGGTGGTTATGGATTTAATTATCCAAACACACTCGTTTTCCCACCACAACCACAAACCTTTGCTGTTGGACTTGTGGGAATAAAGGCGACTTACGATATATCGTCTTTATACCAAAATAAAAACAAAGTAAAGGCTTCATATATACGTGAGAATGAATTAAAACAACAGAAAGAGTGGATTGAGGACAACGTACAGCAAGAAGCTAAAGCCCTAATTACAAAATATGCTGAAGCCTTAAACAGGATGTCCGTCATTAAAAAATCAATAGAACAGGCAGAAGCAAACTACAATATCCAAAATGCAAAATATTCAAATCAACTTAGCTTGTTAACGGACTTATTGGAGGCAGACAATCTTTATTATGAAGCCAAATTTAACTATATACAAGCAAATATAGGTGCCCTCTCCCTTTACTATCGATTACTTTTTTTAACAGGAAAACTATAA
- a CDS encoding plasmid mobilization protein, with amino-acid sequence MPRKKTPERDGILTHSIVIRVTEETFKKLEKIQRESDCKSIGQVVRNILADRHIKYIIKDMSMNGTMEELAMIRKEIKAIGININQQTHRFHLSQSDAERSFHYRKTAEIYRSIDPKIDDLLQIVSKLAEKWLQG; translated from the coding sequence ATGCCAAGAAAAAAAACACCGGAAAGAGACGGCATTTTAACACATTCCATCGTGATACGTGTCACAGAGGAAACCTTTAAAAAACTCGAAAAAATCCAAAGGGAAAGTGACTGCAAATCCATCGGGCAGGTCGTCCGAAATATCCTTGCAGACAGGCATATCAAATACATCATCAAGGATATGTCCATGAACGGCACTATGGAGGAACTCGCCATGATACGAAAGGAAATCAAGGCAATCGGTATCAACATCAACCAACAGACCCACCGTTTCCACTTGAGTCAGAGCGATGCCGAACGCTCGTTTCACTATCGAAAGACTGCGGAGATATACCGCTCCATAGACCCCAAAATCGACGACCTGTTGCAAATCGTCTCAAAACTCGCTGAAAAATGGTTGCAAGGATAA
- a CDS encoding FAD-binding oxidoreductase, with protein MGIIGNILKIVLQEAIIEKKTKLSDTVYRIRLKSDSVKSADFVAGYFLRLGFGIDNNELSLKDKVRSYSVWDIDKSNGYIDLAIATHSNGIGAKWVQECHVGERVFFKWKKGNFLVDDSADSYLMIGDLSALSHLYMVRRNLPKNKRIESIFYCQDINERFEDIDGTTPFDFYEMTPNPYDEIITLIKKIIPKMEGEKIVYIGGDSRICVALSQFFRKELHWNNKQIKTKPFWNPVKRGLE; from the coding sequence ATGGGAATAATTGGAAACATACTGAAAATTGTACTTCAAGAGGCAATAATCGAAAAAAAAACAAAACTTTCGGATACCGTATATCGGATACGGCTAAAAAGTGACAGTGTAAAAAGTGCCGATTTTGTGGCAGGATATTTCTTACGGTTAGGCTTCGGCATCGACAATAACGAACTTTCTTTAAAAGACAAAGTGAGAAGTTACAGCGTTTGGGATATTGATAAATCCAATGGATACATCGACCTTGCCATCGCAACACACAGTAACGGGATCGGCGCCAAATGGGTACAGGAATGCCATGTTGGAGAAAGAGTTTTCTTTAAATGGAAAAAGGGTAATTTTCTTGTTGACGACTCCGCAGATAGCTATTTAATGATCGGCGATTTATCTGCATTATCACATTTATATATGGTTAGGCGGAATCTTCCCAAAAACAAAAGAATAGAAAGCATTTTCTATTGTCAGGATATAAATGAGCGGTTCGAAGATATTGACGGAACAACGCCATTTGATTTTTATGAAATGACTCCAAATCCTTATGACGAAATCATTACGCTCATTAAAAAAATAATTCCTAAAATGGAGGGTGAAAAAATAGTTTACATTGGCGGGGATAGTAGGATATGTGTGGCATTATCCCAATTTTTCCGCAAAGAACTACATTGGAATAACAAACAAATAAAAACGAAACCATTTTGGAATCCAGTGAAAAGAGGACTTGAATAG
- a CDS encoding DUF2652 domain-containing protein, with protein MTKDLKKNEEHLGMIFIPDISGFTKYVHGIDVKLRKEIISELLSTILNTNILNLKVSEIEGDAILFYRYGALPTFKDLMNQYEIMLITFKRKLRELTQGRPSLIPELSLKLLVDYGTITEYKQFGFSKLGMAIVVAHKLLRNNIPSQNYILVTKEFLHQFQNQKANEIILPEWVTQRTTEVDGSLFTYFLYDTEILKGNVLQERKKENPD; from the coding sequence ATGACAAAGGACCTAAAGAAGAACGAAGAGCATCTGGGGATGATTTTCATTCCCGATATAAGCGGTTTTACAAAATATGTTCATGGGATTGATGTTAAGCTAAGAAAGGAGATTATCTCTGAACTACTTTCTACGATATTAAACACCAATATTTTAAACTTAAAAGTTTCTGAAATTGAGGGTGATGCAATTCTATTTTATAGGTATGGTGCGCTACCTACTTTTAAAGATTTAATGAATCAATACGAAATTATGCTCATTACGTTCAAAAGGAAACTACGTGAACTGACCCAAGGTCGCCCCTCTCTCATCCCCGAACTTTCTTTGAAACTATTGGTTGACTACGGCACTATTACGGAATATAAACAGTTTGGGTTTAGCAAGCTTGGGATGGCCATTGTGGTTGCGCATAAGTTGCTTAGGAACAACATTCCAAGTCAAAATTATATTCTTGTTACCAAAGAATTTCTACATCAGTTCCAAAACCAAAAAGCCAATGAAATAATCCTGCCCGAATGGGTAACCCAAAGAACCACCGAAGTTGACGGCTCGCTATTCACTTACTTTTTATATGACACGGAAATATTGAAAGGAAATGTGTTACAGGAACGAAAAAAAGAAAATCCCGATTAA
- a CDS encoding NAD(P)-dependent alcohol dehydrogenase, with the protein MKAVRLFGHKDVRVVENMEIPKPKGDEVLLKIGGAGVCHSDLHIIDDNLLPISDFTLGHENAGWIEEVGPDVKGYKKGDAVLVYGPWGCGHCKPCQHSQENYCDHQSENPLGGGLGLNGGMAEYMLVPSSRLLVPIHDLDPVIAAPLTDAALTPYSAIKRSLNKLMPDEFVVVIGVGGLGHTALQILKAISSTTIIACDITAEKLNFAKELGATYTVNSTDPDATEQIQKITGIKKAKVVLDFVGINSTIALGTKIVSLDGDLTLVGLGGGRYDYTMMELPFGVSMTNPYWGSRTELMEVVGLARQKKIHIEVERFQLDEANEVYDKLRQGKIRGRAVLVP; encoded by the coding sequence ATGAAAGCAGTACGTTTATTTGGACATAAAGATGTCCGTGTAGTAGAAAATATGGAAATTCCTAAACCTAAAGGTGATGAAGTATTATTAAAAATCGGCGGAGCTGGTGTTTGTCATTCGGACTTACATATTATAGATGATAATTTACTCCCTATTTCCGATTTTACTTTAGGACATGAGAATGCAGGTTGGATTGAGGAAGTTGGTCCAGACGTTAAAGGCTATAAAAAAGGTGACGCGGTATTGGTATATGGTCCTTGGGGATGTGGACATTGTAAACCCTGTCAACATTCCCAAGAAAATTATTGTGACCATCAATCCGAAAACCCGTTAGGTGGCGGATTGGGATTAAATGGTGGTATGGCAGAATATATGTTGGTACCGTCTTCACGTTTATTAGTACCAATTCATGATTTAGACCCCGTTATTGCGGCTCCGTTGACGGATGCAGCTTTGACGCCCTATTCTGCCATTAAGCGCTCATTGAATAAATTGATGCCTGACGAATTTGTGGTGGTTATCGGAGTAGGCGGTTTAGGGCATACAGCCTTGCAGATTTTAAAAGCAATAAGTAGTACAACTATCATTGCCTGCGATATTACAGCGGAAAAATTGAATTTTGCGAAAGAGTTGGGAGCGACTTATACGGTTAACTCTACCGACCCTGATGCTACCGAACAAATCCAAAAAATTACAGGAATAAAAAAAGCAAAAGTAGTGCTTGATTTTGTAGGGATCAATTCTACCATTGCTTTGGGAACTAAGATAGTAAGCTTAGATGGAGACCTCACACTTGTCGGTTTAGGAGGAGGCAGATATGATTACACCATGATGGAATTACCTTTTGGTGTATCAATGACTAATCCCTATTGGGGTTCGAGAACAGAACTCATGGAAGTTGTGGGGCTTGCAAGACAGAAAAAAATCCATATTGAGGTGGAGCGTTTTCAGTTGGACGAAGCCAATGAGGTGTACGATAAATTAAGGCAAGGGAAAATTAGAGGAAGAGCGGTATTGGTGCCTTAA
- a CDS encoding relaxase/mobilization nuclease domain-containing protein, whose protein sequence is MVARIKIGKSIRGILHYNEQKVSERDARIIMASGFAIELDSLDFNGKLRRFQHLTELRPSVATNALHISLNFDVSEKLEDGKMQRIANRYMELLGFGNQPFLVYRHEDVSHQHIHIATVSIQADGTPINLHNIGRKRSEEARQTVEKEFGLLVAKSKKKKAYPSIKAIDVEKVSYGKTPTKRAISNVVSSVLENYRFTSLPEYNAVLRQFNVVADRGAEDSEMYRKNGLIYSLLDENGNKVGVPLKASSFYHKPTLANIEKKYERNKDKREQFKKDIKNRLDDILLRYETVTKDTLKQELAKSGIFLLFRENQQGIIYGATYVDNVNHTVFNGSALGKSYSASAISKRLGNSDIPKNHLATPSFTTPYDGLSLDNRSADPAPSLGYVQEMLDTKDYTPSQTLRRRKKKNQNRL, encoded by the coding sequence ATGGTTGCAAGGATAAAGATTGGAAAGAGCATTAGGGGTATACTTCACTACAACGAGCAAAAAGTATCGGAGAGAGACGCACGGATTATCATGGCGAGCGGGTTTGCCATCGAATTGGACAGCCTCGATTTTAACGGCAAACTGCGGAGGTTTCAGCATCTTACCGAACTTCGCCCGAGCGTGGCGACCAATGCACTCCATATATCGCTGAATTTCGATGTAAGCGAAAAATTGGAGGACGGGAAAATGCAACGTATCGCCAACCGATACATGGAGTTGCTCGGTTTCGGAAATCAGCCTTTTTTGGTCTATCGGCACGAGGACGTCTCGCACCAACATATACATATCGCCACGGTCAGCATCCAAGCGGACGGCACACCTATCAATCTGCACAACATCGGTAGGAAACGTTCGGAAGAAGCTCGCCAGACCGTCGAAAAGGAGTTTGGCTTGCTCGTGGCCAAGAGCAAGAAAAAGAAAGCATATCCCTCGATAAAAGCCATTGATGTCGAAAAGGTCAGCTACGGAAAGACCCCGACAAAACGTGCCATCAGCAATGTGGTAAGTAGCGTATTGGAAAACTATCGGTTTACCTCGCTCCCCGAATATAACGCTGTTCTAAGGCAGTTTAACGTGGTGGCAGACCGAGGTGCAGAAGACAGCGAAATGTACCGTAAAAATGGCTTGATATACTCCCTGTTGGACGAGAACGGCAACAAGGTAGGTGTACCCCTCAAAGCAAGCTCTTTTTACCACAAACCCACGTTGGCGAACATCGAGAAGAAGTACGAACGGAACAAGGACAAAAGGGAGCAATTCAAAAAGGACATCAAGAACAGGCTGGACGATATTCTACTACGGTACGAGACCGTCACAAAGGACACGCTAAAACAGGAACTCGCCAAAAGCGGGATATTCCTTTTGTTCAGAGAGAACCAACAGGGCATTATCTATGGAGCGACCTACGTGGACAATGTAAACCATACGGTATTCAACGGTAGCGCATTGGGCAAAAGTTATAGTGCTTCGGCTATCAGCAAACGGCTCGGCAATTCGGACATTCCAAAAAACCACCTTGCCACACCGTCTTTTACGACCCCATACGATGGGCTGTCACTTGATAACCGTTCAGCAGATCCCGCACCAAGTCTGGGTTATGTGCAAGAAATGCTTGATACCAAAGATTACACACCCTCACAGACCTTGCGGAGAAGAAAGAAAAAGAACCAAAATAGGCTTTAA